Proteins encoded within one genomic window of Thermodesulfobacteriota bacterium:
- a CDS encoding PAS domain S-box protein has product MNEILASILSSDKFIPHGHCYLWKPGLVWLHVITDSLVALSYFTIPFTIVYFVHKRRDIPFNWMFMAFAIFIVACGTTHLMGVWTVWNPSYWLSGIVKSVTAIASVTTAILLVRIIPDALAIPSPQELAIANSKLQEEITERKRAEEALRASEEKFRAVAETANDAIISADGRGNVIYFNKGAELIFGYSRSELIGKPLTLLMPDRFHDAHKHGLKRFLSTGEARVIGKTVELVGKRKDGTEFPVELSLASWKTDEGTFFSGILRDVTERKVAEEALQKAQVDLEKRVRERTAELETEITERTRVEEALKENLVLLSKKNRHEAVIRTVTQSVHQSIDLQDVLENAVEAMIVNIDKADNIGIYLVEGQEAVLKAHKGLTHWYLERAGRIPYSKGLTWKTIRDGKPRYCSDTDKDEFIGPAGKELGIKSYLSLPINFDEKTIGAININSFTKGALEEELGLIETVRKQIEIAVKNAKQTEALRQSEEEIRKINEELEKRVIERTRQLEMVNRELEAFSYSVSHDLRAPLRAIDGFSRILFEDYSDKIDDEGRRLLSVIRKNTQNMGQLIDDLLSFSRLGRQEMKLSEINMSELARIIFEEIKPNDPAHNLKLEINSLPPAYGDRAMIKQVFANLLSNAVKFSRKKEESIIEVGGRIEGIENLYYVRDNGVGFDMNYVDKLFGVFQRLHSQGEFEGTGVGLALVKRIIHRHGGRVWAEGQVGEGATFYFTLPGEGGIS; this is encoded by the coding sequence ATGAATGAGATATTAGCTAGCATCCTTAGCTCAGATAAGTTCATACCTCATGGCCATTGTTACCTGTGGAAGCCGGGGCTGGTATGGCTTCATGTCATCACCGACTCACTTGTCGCTCTCTCTTATTTCACCATTCCATTCACCATCGTCTATTTCGTCCACAAAAGAAGGGATATCCCGTTCAATTGGATGTTCATGGCATTTGCCATATTCATCGTCGCCTGCGGGACAACGCATCTCATGGGAGTCTGGACGGTGTGGAATCCCTCATACTGGCTATCAGGAATCGTGAAATCAGTCACTGCTATAGCCTCCGTCACCACTGCCATCTTATTGGTGCGTATCATACCTGACGCGCTGGCTATACCAAGTCCGCAAGAACTAGCCATAGCCAATAGCAAGCTACAGGAGGAAATAACAGAGCGCAAGCGAGCCGAAGAGGCGTTACGTGCAAGTGAGGAAAAGTTTCGAGCTGTGGCAGAGACAGCTAACGATGCAATCATCTCTGCAGATGGCCGTGGAAACGTAATCTACTTTAACAAGGGAGCAGAACTTATTTTTGGCTATTCTAGGAGTGAATTAATTGGCAAGCCCCTGACCCTGCTCATGCCCGATAGATTCCACGATGCCCACAAACACGGACTCAAGCGGTTTCTCTCAACAGGGGAAGCCCGCGTGATTGGGAAAACGGTTGAATTAGTGGGGAAAAGAAAGGACGGGACCGAATTCCCGGTGGAACTTTCCCTAGCTAGCTGGAAAACGGACGAAGGCACCTTTTTTAGCGGCATACTTCGCGACGTCACCGAACGCAAAGTGGCGGAAGAAGCGCTGCAAAAAGCACAAGTAGATCTGGAAAAACGGGTAAGAGAGCGCACCGCGGAGCTGGAAACCGAGATCACCGAGCGCACCCGCGTCGAGGAGGCTCTCAAGGAGAACCTTGTCCTGTTATCCAAAAAGAATCGCCACGAGGCGGTAATCCGCACTGTTACTCAGAGTGTTCATCAGTCCATTGATCTTCAAGATGTCCTAGAAAACGCCGTTGAAGCAATGATCGTGAATATAGATAAGGCGGATAATATCGGAATCTATCTGGTCGAAGGACAAGAGGCGGTTCTTAAGGCGCACAAAGGCTTAACACATTGGTACCTCGAGCGAGCCGGAAGAATTCCATATTCGAAAGGCCTTACCTGGAAGACGATAAGGGATGGGAAACCGAGATATTGTTCGGATACAGATAAAGATGAGTTTATAGGCCCTGCCGGAAAAGAGTTGGGAATAAAGAGCTATTTGTCTTTGCCTATTAACTTTGACGAGAAGACAATAGGCGCCATAAATATAAATTCCTTCACCAAAGGCGCCTTAGAAGAAGAGTTAGGGCTAATAGAAACTGTGAGAAAGCAGATCGAGATAGCGGTAAAAAATGCGAAGCAAACGGAAGCACTCAGACAATCGGAGGAGGAAATCCGCAAGATAAACGAAGAACTGGAAAAACGAGTTATTGAACGTACCCGACAACTAGAAATGGTTAACCGGGAGTTGGAAGCCTTCTCTTATTCAGTTTCACACGACCTCCGGGCACCGCTCCGAGCAATCGACGGCTTCTCTCGTATATTGTTCGAGGATTACTCCGATAAAATTGATGACGAAGGCAGACGATTGCTGTCGGTCATCAGAAAAAATACACAAAATATGGGACAACTTATCGATGACCTCCTATCCTTTTCCCGCTTGGGACGCCAGGAGATGAAATTATCTGAGATTAATATGAGTGAACTGGCTAGAATCATATTCGAGGAGATCAAACCCAATGATCCAGCCCATAATCTAAAGCTCGAAATTAACTCACTGCCTCCAGCCTATGGGGACAGGGCAATGATCAAGCAGGTCTTTGCCAACCTCTTATCAAATGCCGTGAAGTTCAGCAGAAAAAAAGAGGAATCAATTATAGAGGTTGGAGGGCGCATCGAAGGAATAGAGAACCTTTATTACGTTAGGGATAACGGCGTGGGGTTTGACATGAATTATGTAGATAAGCTATTCGGTGTATTTCAGAGGCTGCACAGCCAGGGGGA